From the genome of Solanum lycopersicum chromosome 12, SLM_r2.1:
CAAAAGTTAATGTCTTCCAATAGTTTATTTGAGTTGGATATGATGCCAGATATAAATTTCAGCTTTCTCTGTATTCCGAACCTAGAAATGAAAAGACTATACCAAGAAACACCACACCAAATCCTTTCCATTTCTACATAGAGGTGtgtatattttttgtatgttcGTGTTTTTGTTCCTTATCGAAATGATGCAGCTCCTCATGGCTAAGCTTTTTCTTGAATCTAGGAAAGAGGAGCAGAGTAAGAGAGGAGACTATTCACTGAACTTCTACAGAAACAGATTGAAGAAGAGAGGTCAAGAGTTCCTAAAGAAACTCCATTTCTTTACACAACTGATTACCCAGTGGTATGTAACAACACACCAACTATTATAATATCTGTTTTGCAGTACACTCTTTTTCATGTGAACTCATTTCTTATGTATTCAATTGGCAGATTCCACCAAAACCATAACCAAAGCATTGTACAAAACCAGAACCTTTCCAACTACAGAGTCTGGTCAGGCAAGAAAGACAGATGCAGAGGGAATTTGAAGAACGGCGAAGATTGGAAAATGAAGAAGCAATGATGAGGACTTTTATAGCGCAACCAATCTTGATCGAGTAAGACCCCCAAAGAATGACTATTTTATGAACTGTATCTTTTCTTCTTGGGAATTTGAAAGATGAATAATGTTTCGTAAATATATAGGGATCCAATTCTACATCCTGAGAAAGTTCGTAAGCCCCTCACTAAAGTTCAGGAATTTAATGTACACGTGGATCATCGTGCACCAGATAGAGCTGAGTTTGATAAGGTAATTCTTTAGCTATTCACGTGCAACTTTCTCTTAGAGCTAAGCCTATATCCACTCATGTTGTGTAAGCTTTTGCGCATATTAAGGAGAAATGATGAATCAAAGATACAGAGAGGAGGCAGAAGCTACAAGAATGGTATGCATGTTATAAACTATGGTGTTATTTCGAGCAACACTAATGATTTCAGTAGACTTATTGTGTCTGGATGCATTGTGGTGGTTAGATGGAGGAAGATATGGCTCTGAAACAACTACGGAAAACCTTGGTGCCTCATGCAAGACCTTTGCCTAAATTTGATCATCTTTTCCTGCCacaaatttattgaaaaattcatgctatttttttcttctttacatATTGAAATTTGGAACAACTACTGAAACTTTTTTTCACACACAGGTCATCCAAACAAGTGACAATCTAAGATCCCCCAAGTTGTTTGTTCTTAAAAGGCAAGAAAGGAGAATATACCAGCCATAAATTGTTGGTGTGTTAATTTGGCTTGCACCATGATGAAAGCAAAAACGATCTCACAATCAAAACAAAGAAAGTAGCATTGTGTATTTTACTATGTGGATATGTTGTGTCTTATCTCTTCAGATCAAACGTCTAGTTCACCTTCACATTTCTGGTTGTGATGTTGTAGGAATATATTGTTGTGTATTTGACTAAGTGGATTTTAAATCTATagctttgatttatttattggctaattttgagttttagatctattatatttttaattatgtgattattaaatatatccagataataattattattcctaaaaatgaaaaattgtgGCTACGAAAATTCTACGCAACATTGCAACACTTCAAAAGTGTTGCTATAAGCATATCCAATGTGTGGCTTACTagttataaattaaatactttAAATAAGAAAAGCTACACCTTATAAGTGTTGTTCTAGATGAGAtctaaaaggcaacactttttaaatgtaacCAATAACAAAGCAAAGGCCACAATTTTAAGTGTAGTATAATCAAACAAAAGGTGTTGCTAGTGAATCAGTACAAAGTGCGCCCTTTATACCTCTTTGGCGACGACACTTTTTAACTGTAGCTGCTTtggcaacatttaaaaagtgttgtcAAAGGTTACGCTTCTTTTGGCCACCCCCTAAAAAGTGTCACTGAAAgtccaaaagtgtagccttATATCAAATgccacactttttgctagtttagaCTACACTTGAGTCGTGTGGCCAtaggcctaaaatggtgtagtgaggGTACAATTTAAGACAAACCGTAGTTGGTGGGTAAGTAATGTCAAATGATCATAAAACATTGGAATTACATACACACACCATATGACCCAATCTTACTCGTAAAGGCAATCGGAACATAAGTGAATCAAACTACATATAGTGCTTTTACTTTAGCTTACAGCCTTCCAGACCCACACTTTCTCACACGCAGACATGTTTTGATTGCTAGGTGCAAGAGCAATTGTTACACAACGGGGAAATGTATTAGGAAATCCTCACAAAATGACTCCAGAAAAACTAAAGAACCTtaacaaaataggaaaaagaaaaaagaacaacaagaaCTTGAAGCTAATTGGCAAAGTTccttttgaggaaaaaaaataatattttttgttatacgTTTTTAAAATAACcaactttatacaaaacaaTATAGCAAATTGGGCGCGAGCATATACATTCTGCTTCAAACACAATTAAGAAAGGACGCATCTTTGAGACAAAATTACATTCCAAGCAAGATACTTCGCCTGTGCATACCCACACAAAATACTACCTTTTCCACTGTCTGCAGATATAGTAAATATACTCACGAATCAAGATATAATGGCAAGGGTAAAACATGTAGTGCTAGATATTCTTAGGGAGGGTAATCATATCGAATTGAGAATCACACACACATACGAAAAGTTATATTTCTTCATAAACCTAAgacataaatatatgaaatgtgaagaaaagaaaataccTTTTGATGGCAAAATTGCAACCCTTGTATAGCTTCTGCTTGAATCTGAAAATATATGCATATGAATAAGTGCAACCCTTTAATACAAGATTCCAATACAATGGCACATAAAAAGTAGATCTGGACTCGTGCCCAAGATTATTACATAGGCTTTGTATAGCCTTGTGCACAACAATGCAACAAACAGAGAATTCTAAATCATCAAGACCAACAATTCAGACGAGTGATTGACATTTGAGACCTCAAGAACTTTCGAATTTAAGCATGAAGAGTAAAAACCAATTGAAACAATCAAATGTAATGGATCAATATCATCGTGAGAGAGTGAAATCATCTAGACGACTTAAACTAAAACTTGAATCATTTAGAGATAAGCTACCTGGAATGTTTGAAACAAGTACACATTTGCTTTCAATTATCCCCTTTCCCTGTATGGCTTATGACCAACTGATAGCTGCTTGGCAATACCTTTCTTGGATAAAACAACTTGAGAATCTCCCACATGTTCTACTATAAATATTTGACTACTTATGAGCATTGCAATAACTGCAGTTGACCCTCCTTTGCCCAATTCAAATGTTTCAACATTTCATATTCCACAAGACAAAACTCGATCAAGAAGAAAGACAACTCCTCTAGCTGGTAATTATAATCAAGAATATAACTATATTAGTTTAGAGATTAGTTTAACTTTAGTTTAACTTATCAGCTTGAGCAGCCTTGAGAAATCTTCTCATAAAAATAGATGGACTTGGAAAAGACAAAGTGTACTGCAAAGTGGTGAGCATCAATTTCTCCTACAGTAAAATTAATTAGGAATagatttaaatatcaaaataactgAGATAATTGACATGAGTATTTTAACATTTGAAGAATGTCTTTTTTTTGTGTAGGTTTCATATGAAATAATCACAATCCATGCACAAGAGGAGGCAACATTTCCTCGTATTTGCATGCTATTGGATTTACCTCAATGATCGAGTTTATTAGTACACCTCTCATATTGTTCAGAAACTACCAGCAACAAAGTACAAAAATAAAGTTCTTGTAAGCTTAAAGAGGGAAATCACTAACTTTAAATGATGAAATACCATTGGAAtacactttttcttcttcaacaagcCTTAAGACATTCTCATAAGCTTTTCTTTGTTCCAGAGAGGCAATTTGAAGTTCTAAATTCCTCACATCattcttaattaatataataaagcTCAACACATTATAGTTCAAAAGACTTAGGGGACCAGAAGCTTGAAAGTTACATCCTACCCACTACCCACATAATATAGGCACAATGGAGTGCCTAAATAATGTAAGCCGCTGCGTCTTTATCATGATAAGAGAAACATTTATATATAGGTTTAACTCATGCTGGAATTTGGTACCTGTTTCTTCTCCTCATCAAAATTTTGCTTTTCTCGCTCAGTTAAAGCTTCACGTTTATTCAATTCTCTGCCCCAAGAATCAAGCTTCTTCTTCTTGCTCTCAAGCTCTAAGCATAACATTTCTTGCTCCATTAGAACCTTCTGTACATTCTCACGTGCAAGGTGTTGCATCTTTTGTGATTCTGCACCAAGTACACTTAACTAGCGGAACTTTCTATTACCTATGAATATCCAAAAAGGATCTCTTTAGCTTCTGATCTTTGTTAATCAATGATCTAGTGACACCATACTAGTTCTCAAAGAAAATGTAAGATGCATAAAGTTAGTTACATATtaaataaaactattttaaacCATATATGAATTAgcaaaaaaatatcttttaaaaaactaCAGGTAGATGCTAATAACGATTTAGAAGAGGAAGTTTGATTATTTTCACTTGAACCGGAACCAACCATTAAATGAAACTCTCTCTTGTCATAAATGTCCACTGAAAAAATACCTATGCATCTGTATAGTACTTGTTATTGTGGAACCAGTAGAATTCAAACTTGGAGCATTTGCTTAAGCAACAGAGCTTAACTTTGTCTCCAATCCTATCACTTTTTGACACACTAGAGCTGACCAAATAAACCTCAttagcagcaacaacaacagagACCCATACTACTGCATATCGGTCAAAGGTGCCATTGGCTCGCAAATCATTCCTAATCACTGACCAAAGAACTTCTGTTGTTTGATCCTTCTCTCTTAAGTCCTTCACCATTGGCCAATCTGGTAGTGGAGATCAACTGAAGACAGTCCACTCTAATAGCCTAATGATGCACGAACTGGAAACAAGTGAATCTGATTAAAGTTGCTCTGATTCAGGGGCATCAACACTAATGACTAAGATTGATCAATTTCAGCACGAAAAAGTTATGCCTAAAGCTTGATCAGTACATGCAGTGTCCGAATTAAGACTCTCGTTACactcttttaaaattgaatactTCTTTTTCAATGGACGATCACATTCAATAAAAGGTGGCGGTAAACTAGCACTTAAAGGAAATAACCTTCAGAGGTCTTCTACCTGTAGCTCATAAGATGGAAAAAACAATTGTGTCAGAAAGGAAACGCCTTGAAACATAAAAGAGGGGAGTCATTGGCGGTAAGcaatagaaacaaaaaagaaagtgTCTTTTGCCTGTCTACTAGTGTTTCACACTCCAGCGCAGATACGGGACTGTTTGTTCAGACACACCCCGACCCTCCACACCAAGGAAGAAACAAATACATGCATATATGTGTGCATGTCAGTGTGTATAATAAACTAGATAGTAAAACTTGCAATTGCAAAAACaatcatttttattaagaaaaatatcacTCCATACAGATTAGACATCAAGATAAAGTTATATCCAGGACAAAATGAGTTACCTCATATGCAACCCGTTTAATAAAGCAAAACTTGCagaaattttgaaatcatttaaaTGGACAAAAATCAGTTACCTCAGCTGATGCATCTCTcagtatattaattaaaatgacgCTTTTCTAAGAAATTTGATCTTTTCAAGAAGAGAGGAAAGTTGTGGTTAAAATGTTGGCCAACTCATCAAATCATTTGTAGTTCATTGTCACTGTGAATACAGAAAAT
Proteins encoded in this window:
- the LOC138340179 gene encoding protein TPX2-like isoform X4, translated to MQREFEERRRLENEEAMMRTFIAQPILIEDPILHPEKVRKPLTKVQEFNVHVDHRAPDRAEFDKLLRILRRNDESKIQRGGRSYKNGHPNK
- the LOC138340179 gene encoding protein TPX2-like isoform X1, coding for MQREFEERRRLENEEAMMRTFIAQPILIEDPILHPEKVRKPLTKVQEFNVHVDHRAPDRAEFDKLLRILRRNDESKIQRGGRSYKNGMHVINYGVISSNTNDFSRLIVSGCIVVVRWRKIWL
- the LOC138340179 gene encoding protein TPX2-like isoform X2; the protein is MQREFEERRRLENEEAMMRTFIAQPILIEDPILHPEKVRKPLTKVQEFNVHVDHRAPDRAEFDKLLRILRRNDESKIQRGGRSYKNDGGRYGSETTTENLGASCKTFA
- the LOC138340179 gene encoding protein TPX2-like isoform X3, yielding MQREFEERRRLENEEAMMRTFIAQPILIEDPILHPEKVRKPLTKVQEFNVHVDHRAPDRAEFDKLLRILRRNDESKIQRGGRSYKNDGGRYGSETTTENLGHPNK
- the LOC138340180 gene encoding factor of DNA methylation 5-like isoform X1; its protein translation is MQHLARENVQKVLMEQEMLCLELESKKKKLDSWGRELNKREALTEREKQNFDEEKKQIQAEAIQGLQFCHQKTVEKVVFCVGMHRRSILLGM
- the LOC138340180 gene encoding factor of DNA methylation 5-like isoform X2; the encoded protein is MQHLARENVQKVLMEQEMLCLELESKKKKLDSWGRELNKREALTEREKQNFDEEKKQIQAEAIQGLQFCHQKVGGTGGNS